The following are encoded in a window of Sulfitobacter sp. S190 genomic DNA:
- a CDS encoding FkbM family methyltransferase, with the protein MEPATTDAPAARTRSPFVRSRGLKFPKDGRFIRGQIRGALRENRYESKESEAVLKVVRDGDTVMELGAGIGYMSTFLATRRKLKAIHAFEANPHLIPYIKSVHEANNLTNAHVHNAILGKRKGTRDFYVRRKLLGSSLDPRPSDNEKTLLEVTKVDVLNARATFKELQIDTLVCDIEGAEAELLPLLDLSNLRAAVIETHPQLVGPEGINAVFRAFMDAGMAYYHRGSNRKVVSFRRQW; encoded by the coding sequence ATGGAACCTGCAACGACGGACGCCCCCGCCGCGCGCACGCGGTCCCCTTTCGTGCGCTCGCGGGGTTTGAAGTTTCCCAAGGATGGGCGGTTCATCCGCGGCCAGATCCGCGGTGCGCTGCGGGAAAACCGCTATGAGAGCAAGGAAAGCGAGGCGGTGCTGAAGGTCGTGCGCGATGGCGACACGGTCATGGAGCTGGGCGCGGGCATCGGGTATATGTCGACGTTTCTGGCGACGCGCCGCAAGCTCAAGGCGATCCATGCCTTCGAGGCCAACCCCCATCTGATCCCCTACATCAAGAGCGTTCACGAGGCCAACAACCTCACCAATGCGCATGTCCACAACGCCATTCTGGGCAAGCGCAAGGGCACGCGCGATTTCTACGTGCGCCGCAAGCTGCTGGGCTCGTCGCTGGACCCGCGCCCCAGCGACAATGAAAAGACCCTGCTGGAGGTCACCAAGGTCGATGTGCTCAACGCCCGCGCCACGTTCAAGGAATTGCAGATCGACACGCTGGTCTGTGACATCGAGGGCGCGGAGGCGGAACTGCTGCCGCTGCTGGATCTGAGCAACCTGCGTGCGGCGGTGATCGAAACCCATCCCCAACTGGTCGGCCCCGAAGGGATCAACGCGGTGTTCCGCGCCTTCATGGATGCGGGCATGGCCTATTACCACCGCGGATCGAACCGCAAGGTCGTCTCGTTCCGGCGGCAGTGGTAG
- a CDS encoding glycosyltransferase family 2 protein — MRIELHIGLEGVGADRLQSVLAAKRDLMLRHGTLYARSPGNKNHTRLFMAVTDPAHVDPLRFNRGYIAPDKQAVLREAVAADLAREVAQHSPDTLIVSCSQLGTCLRTVSELERLRGILAPISDDIHVIAHVDAPTRMLARHYESQILEGRGLTLDAELALAGQDDWWRAALARTPAIDPAAGVFAETQAPVFWLDLPALVAFWEGTFGAGRVALHGYDAARFASADVTGTLRDVFTINAPLGRARDMALPTPVAAAALARGRQLNALILQVLANRKRILPRQLWRSFVQEIAVDGPGIDPATLHPIAAHFAPGLKKLVKAHAGLSAVTFKTSASADIWQEADPTRGFRASQYLLGFMWRIDKATKAQKKAKAADLAQLDGAGHADVAQAPPPPDDTPDGLSATAARLLPPLAKQNFEKLRSSSFAPHNKMGSVNEEELAAAYTPIAPRDLPEGNSGNVIVGCMKNEAPYIVEWVAHHRAMGVDNFLIYTNDCSDGTSELLDRLQEMGVLQHRNNDNWKGNSPQQYALNQALKEPVIRNAEWIIHIDVDEFMNVRCGNGTVQDFLDAVPDATNVAMTWRLFGHNGVTDLSDAFVIDQFDRCAPKFCPKPHTVWGFKTMFRNIGAYEKISCHRPNKLDEGFKDRVKWVNGSGQDMTREVAENGWRSSKKSIGYDLLQLNHYALRSAESFLIKRQRGRALHVDRSIGINYWIRMDWSDFRDITIKRNIPRLRAEYDRLMTDEALADLHARGVAWHRAKADELHQNPEFADLLQEALAVKLTETERVAYALALDMES; from the coding sequence ATGCGGATCGAACTTCATATCGGGCTGGAAGGTGTCGGCGCGGACCGCTTGCAATCGGTGCTGGCGGCCAAGCGCGACCTGATGCTGCGCCACGGTACGCTTTATGCCCGCAGCCCCGGCAACAAGAACCACACACGTCTGTTCATGGCCGTGACGGACCCTGCCCACGTGGACCCGCTGCGGTTCAACCGCGGCTATATCGCGCCCGACAAGCAGGCCGTGTTGCGCGAGGCGGTGGCCGCCGATCTGGCGCGCGAAGTGGCCCAGCACAGCCCCGACACGCTGATCGTGTCGTGTTCGCAGCTTGGCACCTGTTTGCGCACCGTGTCCGAGCTGGAACGGCTGCGCGGTATATTGGCGCCGATCAGCGACGATATTCACGTGATTGCCCATGTCGATGCGCCCACGCGCATGTTGGCGCGCCATTACGAGAGCCAGATATTGGAGGGCCGTGGCCTGACGCTGGATGCGGAGCTTGCGCTGGCGGGTCAGGACGACTGGTGGCGCGCGGCGCTGGCCCGGACGCCCGCGATCGACCCTGCCGCAGGCGTGTTCGCCGAAACGCAGGCGCCGGTATTCTGGCTCGATCTGCCGGCGCTGGTGGCCTTCTGGGAAGGCACCTTTGGCGCGGGGCGCGTGGCGCTGCACGGGTATGACGCGGCGAGGTTTGCATCGGCTGATGTGACCGGGACGCTGCGCGACGTGTTTACCATCAACGCGCCGCTGGGCCGCGCCCGCGACATGGCCCTGCCCACCCCCGTGGCTGCGGCGGCATTGGCCCGCGGACGCCAATTGAACGCGCTGATCCTGCAGGTGCTGGCCAATCGCAAACGCATTCTGCCCCGCCAGTTGTGGCGCAGTTTCGTGCAGGAGATCGCCGTCGACGGCCCCGGCATCGACCCTGCGACCCTGCACCCGATTGCCGCGCATTTCGCCCCCGGTCTGAAAAAGCTGGTCAAGGCGCATGCCGGGCTGAGCGCTGTGACTTTCAAGACATCTGCGTCAGCAGACATCTGGCAGGAGGCGGACCCGACAAGGGGATTTCGCGCCTCGCAGTATCTCTTGGGGTTCATGTGGCGCATCGACAAGGCGACGAAAGCGCAAAAGAAGGCCAAGGCCGCCGATCTGGCGCAGCTTGACGGTGCGGGGCACGCGGATGTGGCACAGGCCCCACCGCCGCCCGACGACACGCCGGACGGGTTGAGCGCCACCGCGGCGCGGTTGCTGCCGCCGCTGGCCAAGCAGAATTTCGAAAAGCTGCGCAGTTCCAGCTTTGCCCCCCACAACAAGATGGGATCGGTCAACGAAGAAGAGCTGGCCGCCGCCTATACCCCGATTGCGCCGCGTGATCTGCCCGAGGGCAATTCGGGCAATGTGATTGTCGGCTGTATGAAGAACGAGGCCCCCTATATCGTGGAATGGGTGGCCCACCACCGCGCCATGGGGGTCGATAACTTCCTGATCTATACCAACGATTGCTCCGACGGCACGTCCGAATTGCTGGACCGGTTGCAGGAGATGGGCGTTTTGCAGCACCGCAACAACGACAACTGGAAGGGCAATTCGCCCCAGCAATACGCGCTGAACCAGGCGTTGAAAGAACCGGTGATCAGGAATGCGGAATGGATCATCCATATCGATGTGGACGAGTTCATGAATGTGCGCTGCGGGAATGGCACGGTGCAGGATTTTCTGGACGCCGTGCCCGACGCCACCAATGTCGCCATGACGTGGCGGTTGTTCGGCCACAATGGCGTGACCGATCTGTCCGATGCGTTCGTGATCGACCAGTTCGACCGCTGTGCGCCGAAATTCTGCCCCAAGCCGCACACGGTCTGGGGGTTCAAGACGATGTTCCGGAACATCGGCGCCTACGAGAAGATCAGCTGCCACCGGCCCAACAAGCTCGACGAGGGGTTCAAGGACCGTGTGAAATGGGTGAATGGATCGGGTCAGGACATGACCCGTGAAGTGGCCGAGAACGGCTGGCGGTCGTCGAAGAAATCCATTGGATACGATCTGTTACAGCTCAATCATTATGCGCTGCGGTCGGCGGAGAGTTTTCTCATCAAACGTCAGCGGGGCCGCGCGCTGCACGTCGACCGCTCGATCGGGATCAACTACTGGATCCGCATGGATTGGTCCGATTTCCGCGACATCACGATCAAGCGCAACATCCCGCGGCTGCGTGCGGAATATGACCGGTTGATGACCGACGAAGCGCTTGCCGATCTGCACGCACGCGGGGTGGCGTGGCACCGCGCCAAGGCCGATGAATTGCACCAGAACCCCGAATTTGCCGATCTGCTGCAAGAGGCGCTGGCGGTAAAGCTGACGGAAACCGAGCGTGTGGCCTATGCGCTCGCGCTGGATATGGAGAGTTAG
- a CDS encoding sulfotransferase, with amino-acid sequence MSLAVVNLGLPKTGTTTLARALKLAGYRVADHRIRKRQTEDAELHDAYVADLLYRGYYLDGDPAAFCGDFNALTELSCLREGKSLWPQMDFAMIDAIRTHHPDVRFVASRRDSWDVSQSMLAWSDLGVDRLPASDVPGLPEGYGETSKERMRWIDGHYAHLAVIFAGDPAFLEYDVADPGARAQVARHLGRDLPWWGQANANQALEDQDRTG; translated from the coding sequence GTGAGCCTTGCCGTTGTCAATCTGGGCCTGCCCAAGACCGGCACGACCACGCTGGCCCGTGCGCTCAAGCTGGCGGGGTACCGCGTGGCCGATCACCGCATCCGCAAGCGGCAGACGGAGGATGCGGAGCTGCACGATGCCTATGTGGCGGACCTGCTGTACCGCGGCTATTACCTCGACGGTGATCCGGCGGCATTTTGCGGGGATTTCAATGCGTTGACGGAGCTGAGTTGTCTGCGCGAGGGCAAATCGCTCTGGCCGCAGATGGATTTTGCCATGATTGACGCGATCCGCACCCATCACCCCGATGTGCGTTTTGTCGCCTCACGCCGCGACAGTTGGGACGTGTCGCAATCGATGCTGGCGTGGTCCGATCTGGGTGTCGACAGGTTGCCCGCCTCGGACGTGCCCGGCCTGCCCGAAGGATACGGTGAGACATCGAAAGAGCGCATGCGCTGGATCGACGGGCATTACGCCCATCTGGCGGTGATTTTCGCGGGCGATCCGGCGTTTCTGGAGTACGATGTGGCGGACCCCGGGGCCCGTGCGCAGGTGGCCCGGCATCTGGGCCGCGATCTGCCGTGGTGGGGGCAGGCAAACGCCAATCAGGCGTTGGAAGATCAGGACAGGACCGGCTGA
- a CDS encoding glycosyltransferase family 2 protein, with product MAVDPRITAVTCVKNEGPFLLEWIAYHQLVGVTDFLFYSNDCDDGTDDLLDALAARGIVQHLPNPAEGRNYQMEALRDAKLQPVVAQADWVWVADVDEFPNIHVGNHRFADLIEACGDPQAISLNFQFFANDGVDTYEDAPVIGQFRRSHNPDLWCGEAAIEVKSLVRNDFPLQYYGAHRPFAKPKGKAKVVWTDGSGRAVPHKFLVAANPRRIRRFPAAGARDFATLNHYALRSLDSYLVKNDRGDVNRENRAFDDTYWRERNDPAWEDASIMRHLPDVRARMDALKAEGEIGALHDASVAAHRAKRDALMQQPAYREMADQLRAASLLPPQEEAMLRKLGLWEEVA from the coding sequence ATGGCGGTTGATCCCCGGATCACGGCAGTGACCTGCGTGAAAAACGAAGGACCTTTCCTGCTGGAGTGGATTGCCTATCACCAGTTGGTCGGCGTCACCGATTTTCTGTTTTATTCCAACGATTGTGACGACGGGACGGATGATCTGCTGGATGCGCTGGCCGCGCGGGGGATCGTGCAGCATCTGCCCAATCCCGCCGAGGGCCGCAATTACCAGATGGAGGCGCTGCGCGATGCCAAGCTGCAGCCCGTCGTGGCGCAGGCCGATTGGGTGTGGGTGGCCGATGTTGACGAATTTCCCAACATCCATGTGGGCAACCACCGGTTTGCCGACCTGATCGAGGCCTGTGGTGATCCGCAAGCGATCAGCCTGAATTTCCAGTTTTTCGCCAATGACGGTGTGGATACCTATGAGGACGCGCCCGTGATCGGCCAGTTCCGGCGCAGCCATAATCCCGATCTGTGGTGTGGCGAGGCGGCGATCGAGGTCAAATCGCTCGTCCGCAATGATTTTCCGTTACAGTATTACGGGGCGCACCGGCCTTTTGCGAAACCGAAAGGCAAGGCCAAGGTCGTCTGGACCGATGGATCGGGGCGTGCTGTCCCCCACAAGTTTCTGGTCGCGGCCAATCCGCGCCGCATTCGCCGGTTTCCGGCGGCGGGCGCGCGTGATTTTGCGACGCTCAACCACTATGCGCTGCGCAGTCTCGACAGTTATCTGGTCAAGAACGACCGCGGCGACGTGAACCGCGAAAACCGCGCGTTTGACGATACCTATTGGCGTGAACGCAACGATCCGGCGTGGGAGGATGCCAGCATCATGCGGCATCTGCCGGATGTGCGCGCGCGGATGGATGCGTTGAAGGCCGAGGGCGAGATTGGTGCGCTGCATGATGCGAGTGTGGCCGCGCACCGTGCCAAGCGTGATGCGTTGATGCAGCAGCCCGCCTATCGCGAGATGGCCGACCAGCTGCGGGCCGCGTCGCTGTTGCCCCCGCAGGAAGAGGCGATGCTGCGCAAGCTGGGTCTGTGGGAGGAGGTCGCGTGA